The following are encoded together in the Malaya genurostris strain Urasoe2022 chromosome 3, Malgen_1.1, whole genome shotgun sequence genome:
- the LOC131437656 gene encoding uncharacterized protein LOC131437656, whose protein sequence is MIVIIVQQQVLLDDIIRAKKGEPCNKISNLSPFVQDNALRVGGRISKSRLPFESKHQYILPHHPITDLIIRAYHEENLHVGPSGLLSALRHRFWVLGSRSAIRKVIRGCVRCFRVRPKGLTQYMGNLPQYRITPSAPFKITGVDYAGPFLVKQGTRKPIIIKAYVAVFVCMVTKSVHLELVSDLTTAAFIAALQRFVSRRGIVRELHSDNATNFHGTKNELHELYRLFRDNVTIHKIESFCNGREIYWSFIPPDAPEFGGLWEAAVKSTKFHLKRILKQTPLTFEEFSTLLSQVEAILNSRPLFALSEDPTDIEVITPSHYLIGRPLTAIPEPSYEGMNPNRLSRWQLLQQMREHFWKAWTRDYLSSLQPRNKNCIRMPNVQPDMIVLVEDKNLPPQSWKLGRIIKVYPGEDNIVRAVDVRVGNIIFRRPITKLSLLPIENNLTNYSK, encoded by the coding sequence TTCCAAGTCTCGTTTGCCATTTGAATCAAAACATCAGTACATCCTTCCGCATCACCCAATAACCGATCTTATAATTCGAGCGTATCACGAAGAAAATTTACATGTTGGACCATCGGGTTTGCTATCTGCGCTCCGTCATCGGTTTTGGGTACTCGGTTCCAGATCCGCTATCAGGAAAGTTATCCGAGGTTGTGTTCGATGTTTCCGTGTTAGACCAAAGGGTCTTACTCAATACATGGGTAATCTTCCCCAATACAGAATTACTCCTTCTGCTCCATTTAAAATTACTGGTGTGGATTACGCCGGTCCGTTTTTGGTGAAACAAGGAACAAGAAAACCGATAATTATCAAAGCCTACGTAGCTGTATTTGTTTGCATGGTTACTAAATCAGTTCATTTAGAGCTTGTATCTGATTTGACAACAGCAGCCTTTATAGCCGCCCTACAGCGGTTTGTTAGTCGCCGAGGTATTGTGCGTGAACTACATTCTGACAATGCCACAAATTTCCATGGAACTAAAAACGAACTACACGAGCTATATCGATTATTCAGAGACAATGTAACTATCCATAAAATCGAATCATTTTGTAACGGAAGGGAAATATACTGGTCATTTATTCCTCCTGACGCCCCTGAATTCGGCGGATTATGGGAAGCTGCGGTGAAAAGTACGAAGTTTCATCTTAAGCGTATCTTGAAACAGACTCCGTTAACCTTTGAAGAATTCTCTACTTTGCTTTCACAAGTGGAAGCCATACTGAATTCTCGCCCCTTGTTTGCTCTTTCCGAAGATCCTACAGATATCGAAGTAATAACTCCTTCTCATTACCTAATTGGCCGTCCTCTCACGGCAATCCCTGAACCGTCTTATGAAGGAATGAACCCTAACCGTTTATCTCGATGGCAGCTCCTTCAGCAAATGCGAGAGCATTTCTGGAAAGCCTGGACCCGCGACTACTTGTCAAGTCTTCAACCAAGAAacaaaaattgtattcgaaTGCCCAATGTTCAGCCAGACATGATAGTCTTAGTAGAAGATAAAAATTTACCCCCGCAAAGTTGGAAACTAGGGCGAATCATAAAAGTGTATCCTGGAGAGGATAATATAGTTCGCGCCGTTGACGTAAGGGTTGGGAACATAATTTTTCGCCGCCCAATAACTAAGTTATCTCTTTTACCTATAGAAAACAATCTTACTAATTATTCCAAATAA